The following are encoded in a window of bacterium genomic DNA:
- a CDS encoding DUF115 domain-containing protein translates to MFERNRKSTVILGGGLGYLPEAILDLASGDHFVAVLEPDVGLWQLGRCHRPDAAYFNSTRIGIRLVPTPSTFSNCCQELTAESGLIVSPYFLRLAQHDDTPIAGFVQILRSEMASRHVYDTLISTHTAINGPRLAHCPSALNVRLLDDKLVCVCGAGPSLTPCLASVKRCRAQVIVVAASGAVPSLLQAGIEPDWIIALEGRESIVNDLSDLRADSHIIAFEVVNPAVLERFGESTIYRGDGVQGLETRGGSSLIPAVDFALRTSTAEIALLGADLSLASGLYAGGAKRDASPTDLGNPSPPKFASMRAGIERLLSKPDLQNRTIFHVLPKGRPLRGTSCIEPSDLEERIGKYAAQTRTHV, encoded by the coding sequence TTGTTCGAGCGGAATCGAAAATCCACGGTTATCCTCGGCGGCGGACTGGGGTATCTGCCCGAAGCGATCCTCGATCTTGCGTCCGGAGATCACTTCGTTGCAGTCCTGGAGCCGGACGTGGGACTCTGGCAGCTTGGTCGGTGTCATCGGCCGGATGCGGCATACTTCAATTCGACGCGCATAGGAATACGACTCGTCCCGACGCCGTCCACGTTCTCGAACTGTTGCCAAGAGTTGACAGCGGAATCCGGCTTGATTGTATCGCCCTACTTCCTAAGGCTTGCTCAGCACGACGACACGCCGATTGCCGGATTTGTGCAGATTCTACGATCGGAGATGGCTTCACGACACGTTTACGACACTTTGATTTCCACCCACACTGCGATTAACGGTCCGCGGCTCGCACATTGCCCGAGTGCCCTGAATGTCCGGCTGCTTGATGACAAGCTGGTGTGCGTCTGCGGTGCGGGTCCGAGTCTCACGCCGTGTTTGGCATCTGTGAAGCGTTGCCGCGCTCAGGTCATCGTCGTTGCGGCGAGCGGCGCGGTTCCTTCGCTGCTTCAGGCGGGAATTGAACCCGATTGGATTATCGCGTTGGAAGGCAGAGAATCCATTGTAAACGATTTGAGCGATCTACGCGCCGACAGCCATATAATTGCCTTTGAGGTTGTTAACCCCGCCGTCCTCGAGCGCTTTGGGGAATCCACGATCTATCGCGGGGATGGCGTTCAGGGGCTGGAGACTCGGGGAGGAAGTTCACTCATTCCGGCGGTGGACTTCGCGCTTCGCACTTCGACCGCGGAAATCGCCTTGCTGGGCGCAGACTTGAGTTTGGCAAGCGGCTTGTATGCGGGGGGTGCGAAACGAGACGCCAGTCCAACGGATTTGGGAAATCCGTCACCACCCAAGTTTGCATCCATGCGCGCCGGGATCGAACGTCTTCTATCGAAGCCTGATCTCCAAAATCGAACTATCTTCCATGTTCTACCTAAAGGACGTCCGCTGCGAGGAACGTCCTGCATCGAACCATCGGATCTCGAGGAACGAATCGGAAAATACGCCGCTCAAACGAGGACTCATGTCTGA